AACCATGACTTTGAGTGTCAGGCACAGCGGGCCGATGGTCTGCGGCTGGAGCAGAATCGTGAAGAAATCCATCTGACTCACAGTCCGTTGGCCTGTATGATCGCCTGGGCTTCAGGGGTTTCGAGAAAGTGCAGGAAATCTTTGGCCTGTTCCATGCGTGGGCTGTCTTTGAGCAATCCGGCGAGAATGATGATGGGGGAATAGGTGTCCTGATTGATGACCACATATCCACCCAGTTTGTCGGTCACATTGAGGGTATGGGTGAGGTTCATGAATCCCATGTCGATTTCATTGGTGGTCAGATAGGAGAAGACCTGCGGCACGGTCGCGACTTCGACCAGTCTGGGCTTGATGTCGGGAAGCCGTTTGGTGGATTGCAGGAATTGACGGGCCGCCTTGCCGTAAATGGCTTTGTTGACATCCGGCAGGGCAATTCGTCCGGCGGTGTCCAGGTCGCTTAGAGATGAAAAAGACGTTTTTTTGGCAAAAGCGAGGACGAGCCGACCTTTTCCAAGGGGCTGACGGATGGCAAATTCGAGTGCGGCTTTGTCCAGAAAGCTGGCATCGCCAATGACGATGTCCACGTTGCCGGTCTGTTTTGCCAATGTGGTGACACGGGCCATGTTGCCGAAGAGCAGGTCGATGGTTTGGCCAGTCTGTTTGGTATAGGCCGTGTTGAGTGCGTTGACCATTTTCTTGTATCCCGCACCCGAGGCGAGGACCGCGTTGTCTGCGGCGGCGACTGTTGCCATGCAGAGAATGAGAAAGGCCGTGACAATGAGTGTGCGAGTTGTGCGCATGTGTTTTCCTTGTGAGCTTATGAGTATGAAGGCACGGACAGATGGGCTGTGCCGTGGTGTTGCTGGTATTGACGGGTCAACCAGTCCGGGGTGATGCGGCCGCTTTCCACGGCAATGATATTGTCACCCAGCTGGTCCGCTTCCTTGAGGTCGTGTGTCACGTGAAGAATCGGAATATTGAGATCGGTTTTGAGATCGGCCAACAGGGAACACAGAAAAGTGCGGGTGACCGTATCCAGAGCAGAGAACGGTTCATCGAGCAAAAGCAGGTCCGGTTCTCTGGCAAGGGCCTGACAGAAAGCGGCACGTTGTCGCTCCCCACCTGAAATGCAATCCGGTCGTTGATTTTCAAGATGGAAGATGCCGAAGGTCTTCATCAGACTGTCCACCGAATTCGGCGTGATGGCACCAAAGACGATATTTTGGCGGACGGTCATGTGGGGGAAAAGGGTGTATTCCTGAAAAACCAGTCCGATTTTTCGTTTTCTGGTGGGGACAACGGCCATTGTACTGCGTGAATCCATCCATGTCACGCCATTGAGAGAGATGGTCCCGCTGTCCGGCCTTTCCAGTCCGGCAATGAGGCGGACGAGTGTCGTTTTTCCTGCCCCGGATGGCCCGACAATGGCGGTCAGTTCTCCGGTGGCGCAGGAAAACTGGGTGTGGAGATCGAAATGGTGCATTTTTTTGTGAATATTGACGGTCAGACCCATGGGTAAAATCCTTATGATCGTGCGGTGACAGACAGGGGTTGTGTCATGTGTGTAATTCCCCTATATTTTGTGCTCTTTTTCGGCAACCACGTCACGCGAGTAGAAAAAAACGTGACTCAGCAAGGAATATGGTCAGTTGTTGTATGAAGGAAACCAACCCGGCGTACCCACGCGAATTTTTCAATGTCTCGGAACACGTCAATTATTTGGAACCCTCGGAATTGCAGGATTTTGAACGTGCATTCAAAAAGTGGAGGGATGGTGCTGTCCGGGCGGACAGTGTGCAGGCCCGGGAACGGATGTGGCTTATTTTCCTCTTGCTCAGGCATACCGGCGCACGTTTGGGTGAGATATTATCATTGGATGACACCACGGCCTTTGAACGAGAAGGGATGTTTGTGCGTGTGGGGCGGGAAGGACGGGTTCGTGAAGTCCCGCTTGCCAACGAATTGTTTGCCGAAATATCAGGGGCGTTGGAAGGCCCGTTGGGGTGTGGATTGCGGGGGACATTCTTTCATGTCGATCCTGGGTATTTTCGTCGGATTTGTTACGCGCGTGGCTCGGAGTGCGGGTTGTCCAAGGACCGAGTTTGTCCGAAAGCCCTACGGAATACCCGGGCCGTGGAAATGCTTCGAAGCGGTGTGCCTATTACTATCGTCAAGGAAGTCCTCGGCCAGTCCTCACTTGATCTGACGGCAAATTTCCAACAGTTTTCTCCGGGAGATATGCAGTCCATCGTGCGAATGGCGTACAACTCCATGCGTAAGAAAACCAGTGCCAGGAATTCCTTTGTCGGCCATGTTGTTGCTGTGGCCACGGATTCGGTCATGGCTGAAGTCACCATGGAGACGCGTTCGGGCACGCGGTTGTCTGCGGTCATCACCATGGACAGTCTGCACAATTTGAAATTGGTCCGGGGTGCGCCGGTCATTGCCACGGTCAAGGCGCCATTGGTTAATGTCATGACCGGGGACAACCCGCTCGTCGGCAGTGCGAGAAATCGGTTCAAGGCGACGGTTGTTCGGGTAACGGATTCGCCTGTCCTGTCTGAGGTCTTGGGGCGGCTGCCGGATGGGACTGATGTCTGTGCGCTTGTTTCGGCGCAGAGTGCTGGCGATCTGGCTTTGCAGTCCGGACATGAAGTTGAATTTTGGTTCAAGGCATTGTCCGTCGTTTTGAATACGGTTCAGGTATGATGTTTGAGGGATAAGTGCCCTTTTCGAAATCCGTCTGAGGTGGAGAATACTCTGTGCGACATGGAAAGCGTGTGTCGATGCCATTTTGTTTTGAACCGGAGCGTTGACGGATTTATGTTTAGTTGCTAAACACAAAGGCGAGTCCTCTTTGAATTGATCAGAAAGTCGGGACGTCAGAAGATTTGTGTCTGGATATTTTTTTGAATAAAAGGTTAAGCGTCTTAACGAAAGGGGGATGTATGTTCGTGAAGCACCCGCGTGCGAATTTCGAGCCGATCAACGCCATGCTGATGCAGTCATTGGCCAGCAAGGCGATTTTGAGTGCTGTTGAATTACATATTTTTGATTGGTTGGAAGGGACGACGCTTTGTGTGGATGATTTGGCGGACCGGATGGGATTGCTGTCGCAACGGTTGGAGCCGTTGTTGCGGCTGCTGGCGGTCGCCGGATTGCTGGAAGAACAGGCGGATGGATATACGAATTCCCCGCTCGCGTCGGAGTTTCTGGTCAAGGATGCTCCGCTGTATCAGGGGGAAAACATACGATTGACCATGCGTTTCAATGCCATGGTGGAAAATGAGATTGCGTCCCTCATGGCAGGGGGTGAGGTCAAGCAGGCCTCCTCGGCAAATGATTGGGGCGTGGCAGACAACATGGAAGGCACGGCTCAGGACGCCAAGGGTGGCGCTTTGTCGGCTGTGGTGGATTTTGTCGCTGACTTGCCGGGGTTTGATGCCTTTGATGCCATGGCTGATGTCGGCGGGAATCATGGGCTATATACCTTGGGGGTGTTGGAACGCAATGCGGCCATGCGTGGGGTGATCGTGGATAAACCCCATGTGGTGGCGTTGGCTCAGACCCGATGCGACCAATTGGGGTTCGGTGACCGGGTGACGACGTTGGGTATGGATTTTAAAACTGATCCGTTTGTTTCTGGTGTCTTTGATGTCATTTTGACCTCGCATGTCTTGTACGCTTTGTCGGATGATTTGCCGGGGGCGTTGCAAAAAATTGCTGATGGGTTGAAGCCGGGCGGCTGGTTCGTTTCGCATCATTATTCTGGCTACACTGCGCCGGGACATGAAATGGCCAAGGCCTCTCTGGAACTCTTGACCCGGTTGTGCGGGTATGCATCACATTTTATTGAACAGGAAACATTGATTGACGCTTTGAATGATGTGGGATTTGAGACCATTCGTTGTCAGCCGGTGGTTGAAAACGGCATGGGCTTGATGGTTGCTGCGCAAATGAAAAAGTGATCGTAGTGCCTTTGGATAGTTCAGTTATTCACAAACTGAAACCTTATGAAGATTGCCCTGACCTTCGGGCAATCTTTTTTTATTGTGTATGTTCTTTATTCTTTCGTTCTATTAGTATAATTTTAACAAAATTGGCTGTTGTAAATAGAAATGACACTCAATTGTAATGCTTTTCAGTTATGTAATATTGTACAGGGTTGTACTTGTCATATCATATTTTTTTTTGTCATTTTTAATAAGGAGTCTGACCGTGAAGAAGAGTATTGTGTTCGCTTTCTTGGCAATGTTTATATGTGCCGGGACAGCCCATGCGGAGACACTGAAATTGTTGACATGGAAAGGGTACGCCCCGCCGAAATTGATTGAAGTCTTTGAAAAGGAAACTGGCATTAAGGTTGAAGTCACTTTTTCCAATAATGAGGAAATGATCGCCAAATTGCGTGCGACACGCGGTGCTGGTTTTGATTTGGCGCAACCTTCTCAGGACCGTATCTCTTCTGTGCAGAAGAAATTCAAATTGTATCAGCCGCTTGATTATTCCAAGGTTGATGCGTCCTTGTTTGTTTCGTCCATGTTGGATGCAGTGAAAAAGAATACATTGGTTGATGGGAAATCATACGCTGCTCCTTTCTGTTGGGGGACTTCAGGGCTGGTTGTGAATAGCGAAAAAGCTGTGGGGGCGACGTCCTTCAAGGCCCTGCTTGATCCTCAATATGAGGGTCGTGTAAGTTATCGTTTGAAGAGGCCTACGCTGATCGCTATGGGTTTTGCACTCGGGTATGATCCTTTTGCTTTGTACAGTGACGTCGAGGCATACAAAGCGATGCTTGATAAAGTCGCTGAAGCATTGATTGATGCCAAACCTCTCGTGAAAAATTATTGGGCCAATGGTGATTCCCTGCTCGAATCCATGCGGTCCGAAGAAGTTTTCGTTGCCATGGCCTGGGACGCTGGTGGATGGAAGCTGCATGGCGACAATGCTGCCATCGATTTCAAGGCCCCTTCAGAGGGCGCACTTGGCTGGATCGATACCTTTGCCATTCCGGCCAAAGCCAAGAATGTCGAAGCGGCCTACAAGTGGATCAATTTTATCATGAAGCCTGAAAATGCTGGGTACTTCACCTCTCAGGAAAAGTACGGCACAGCCTCCAAGGGCGCGTTGGAATTTGTTGAAAAGGCTGTTGCTGACAATTTCGCTCGTTCTTTCCCTCCGGAAGTGCTTGATGCGGTCAATTGGTATCCGCCTGTTCCTGCAAAACTGGAAAGTATTGAGGGCAAAATTCTCGATAAAATCAAAGCTGCCAACTAGCCTCTTTCGTGGAATTCAAGGCGGTGAGTCAGATTGACTTGCCGCCTTATCTAATCTTTAATATTATGAAGTATTATGACTAACGATTTATCTGTTTGCAATATGGTAAAGCGGTTTGAAAACTTTACCGCTGTCGATGATGTAACCTTTAACGTTCCCACCGGTTCTTTTTTTTCCATTCTCGGCCCGTCCGGTTGTGGCAAAACGACTTTGCTGCGTATGATTGCCGGTTTTGAAAGCCCGACGTCCGGTTCTATTGAAATTCGAGGCAAGGACATGCTGGGCGTGTCTCCCAATCTGCGGCCCGTGAATCTCGTGTTTCAGCATCTCGCCTTGTTCCCCATGATGGACGTGGCAGGAAATATTGCTTTTGGTCTCAAACGGCGCGGGTGTGGATCTGCTGATATTAAAAAGAAAACCGAGGCCATGCTTGAACGGGTCGGCCTGCCCGGATTCGGTCATAAGCAGATCAATCAATTGTCGGGCGGACAGAAACAGCGTGTGGCCATTGCCCGGTGTCTGGTGCTGGAACCATCAGTTTTGTTGCTTGATGAACCGCTTGGTGCCCTGGACCTCAAGCTTCGTGAACAGATGAAGGTTGAATTGAAGAAATTGCAGGTCAAGGTCGGCACTACCTTTATTTATATCACGCATGATCAGTCCGAGGCTCTGGTCATGTCTGACCATGTCGCGGTCATGCATAACGGGCGGTTTGAGCAGGTGGGCACGCCGCAGGAGTTGTATGGCAAACCCGCGACGCCATTTGTCGCCAAGTTTGTTGGGGATAACAATATCTGGAGTGGCAAGGTTGTTGAACGAGCCGAAGGGCGGGTGCGTATTTCCACTGATGAAGGATATTCATTTTTATCCAAGGCGCACGAATCGTGTCGCGGAGCGGAACGGGTTGATTTGTTTTTACGCCCAGAAGCCATGCGCATCGAACCACACAATAAAAAAGGTCTGAATACTTTTAACGTCACCGTTAAAAGTATTTTGTTTGATGGGGCCAATAGTCGGCTTTTGACGGTGACCAGAGAAGACCATGAATTGCTTGTCACACTGCCTCAAAATCATAAATTCGATTATATTGAACCTGGAAATGAAGTGACTATCGGTTGGCACCCAGCATCTGGCATCTGTTTTGATGCGGAGGCCTAATATGACACGTTCACGTTTGGGATTTTGGATCTTTTTTGCGCCGGTTTTGTTGTGGTTGTTGTTGCTTATTATTTTGCCACATCTTGATCTCCTGACCATGAGTTTCAGGGGAGAGGATGACTATGGTGATGCCGTCTGGACCATGCAGAACTACATGAATTTTTTTACCGAGCCAGTGTACTGGTTCACCTTTGTTCGCACGGCATTGTACGCAATCATCACCACATTCATTACCTTCCTGCTCGCCATGCCGGTCTCTTTTTATATCGCCAAACTTGCCCGGACACGGGTGCAGGGCGCACTCATGATTCTGCTGTTGCTTCCATTCTGGGTCAGCGAACTGGTCCGTATCTATGGGTGGATGATTTTGTTGCGAGAATCCGGGGTGCTCAATTTTCTCATGCTGAAATTGGGGATCATCGATACCCCCATCGAAATGCTGTACAATGATGCGACCATGATAATGGGGTTGGTCTATACATCCATGCTGTTCATGGTCGTGCCGTTGATTTCGGTCATGGAAAGCCTGGACGATAGCCTGATTGAGGCTGCACATGATCTCGGGGCAGGGCCTCTGACCATTTGGCGGACTATTATTATCCCGCATTGTAAACCCGGTATCACTTCCGGAGCGATTGTGGTCTTCATGCTGGCTTTGGGCAACTATCTGACCCCGAATCTCATGGGCGGAAAGAATTCGCTCTGGTTTACCGAACAAATCTATAATCAGTTTATTGCCAGTTTCAACTGGAATCAGGGATCGGCCTTCGGGTTCCTGCTTTTGGTCTTGAGTTCGCTTATTATTTGGGTGGGACTGAAAGTGACGGGCCAGAAGCTCGGAGAGGTGGCGTCATGATTCGTT
This window of the Pseudodesulfovibrio sp. JC047 genome carries:
- the modA gene encoding molybdate ABC transporter substrate-binding protein, whose translation is MRTTRTLIVTAFLILCMATVAAADNAVLASGAGYKKMVNALNTAYTKQTGQTIDLLFGNMARVTTLAKQTGNVDIVIGDASFLDKAALEFAIRQPLGKGRLVLAFAKKTSFSSLSDLDTAGRIALPDVNKAIYGKAARQFLQSTKRLPDIKPRLVEVATVPQVFSYLTTNEIDMGFMNLTHTLNVTDKLGGYVVINQDTYSPIIILAGLLKDSPRMEQAKDFLHFLETPEAQAIIQANGL
- a CDS encoding ATP-binding cassette domain-containing protein, producing the protein MGLTVNIHKKMHHFDLHTQFSCATGELTAIVGPSGAGKTTLVRLIAGLERPDSGTISLNGVTWMDSRSTMAVVPTRKRKIGLVFQEYTLFPHMTVRQNIVFGAITPNSVDSLMKTFGIFHLENQRPDCISGGERQRAAFCQALAREPDLLLLDEPFSALDTVTRTFLCSLLADLKTDLNIPILHVTHDLKEADQLGDNIIAVESGRITPDWLTRQYQQHHGTAHLSVPSYS
- a CDS encoding TOBE domain-containing protein; this translates as MKETNPAYPREFFNVSEHVNYLEPSELQDFERAFKKWRDGAVRADSVQARERMWLIFLLLRHTGARLGEILSLDDTTAFEREGMFVRVGREGRVREVPLANELFAEISGALEGPLGCGLRGTFFHVDPGYFRRICYARGSECGLSKDRVCPKALRNTRAVEMLRSGVPITIVKEVLGQSSLDLTANFQQFSPGDMQSIVRMAYNSMRKKTSARNSFVGHVVAVATDSVMAEVTMETRSGTRLSAVITMDSLHNLKLVRGAPVIATVKAPLVNVMTGDNPLVGSARNRFKATVVRVTDSPVLSEVLGRLPDGTDVCALVSAQSAGDLALQSGHEVEFWFKALSVVLNTVQV
- a CDS encoding methyltransferase dimerization domain-containing protein; translation: MFVKHPRANFEPINAMLMQSLASKAILSAVELHIFDWLEGTTLCVDDLADRMGLLSQRLEPLLRLLAVAGLLEEQADGYTNSPLASEFLVKDAPLYQGENIRLTMRFNAMVENEIASLMAGGEVKQASSANDWGVADNMEGTAQDAKGGALSAVVDFVADLPGFDAFDAMADVGGNHGLYTLGVLERNAAMRGVIVDKPHVVALAQTRCDQLGFGDRVTTLGMDFKTDPFVSGVFDVILTSHVLYALSDDLPGALQKIADGLKPGGWFVSHHYSGYTAPGHEMAKASLELLTRLCGYASHFIEQETLIDALNDVGFETIRCQPVVENGMGLMVAAQMKK
- a CDS encoding extracellular solute-binding protein, translated to MKKSIVFAFLAMFICAGTAHAETLKLLTWKGYAPPKLIEVFEKETGIKVEVTFSNNEEMIAKLRATRGAGFDLAQPSQDRISSVQKKFKLYQPLDYSKVDASLFVSSMLDAVKKNTLVDGKSYAAPFCWGTSGLVVNSEKAVGATSFKALLDPQYEGRVSYRLKRPTLIAMGFALGYDPFALYSDVEAYKAMLDKVAEALIDAKPLVKNYWANGDSLLESMRSEEVFVAMAWDAGGWKLHGDNAAIDFKAPSEGALGWIDTFAIPAKAKNVEAAYKWINFIMKPENAGYFTSQEKYGTASKGALEFVEKAVADNFARSFPPEVLDAVNWYPPVPAKLESIEGKILDKIKAAN
- a CDS encoding ABC transporter ATP-binding protein produces the protein MTNDLSVCNMVKRFENFTAVDDVTFNVPTGSFFSILGPSGCGKTTLLRMIAGFESPTSGSIEIRGKDMLGVSPNLRPVNLVFQHLALFPMMDVAGNIAFGLKRRGCGSADIKKKTEAMLERVGLPGFGHKQINQLSGGQKQRVAIARCLVLEPSVLLLDEPLGALDLKLREQMKVELKKLQVKVGTTFIYITHDQSEALVMSDHVAVMHNGRFEQVGTPQELYGKPATPFVAKFVGDNNIWSGKVVERAEGRVRISTDEGYSFLSKAHESCRGAERVDLFLRPEAMRIEPHNKKGLNTFNVTVKSILFDGANSRLLTVTREDHELLVTLPQNHKFDYIEPGNEVTIGWHPASGICFDAEA
- a CDS encoding ABC transporter permease; translation: MTRSRLGFWIFFAPVLLWLLLLIILPHLDLLTMSFRGEDDYGDAVWTMQNYMNFFTEPVYWFTFVRTALYAIITTFITFLLAMPVSFYIAKLARTRVQGALMILLLLPFWVSELVRIYGWMILLRESGVLNFLMLKLGIIDTPIEMLYNDATMIMGLVYTSMLFMVVPLISVMESLDDSLIEAAHDLGAGPLTIWRTIIIPHCKPGITSGAIVVFMLALGNYLTPNLMGGKNSLWFTEQIYNQFIASFNWNQGSAFGFLLLVLSSLIIWVGLKVTGQKLGEVAS